One part of the Raphanus sativus cultivar WK10039 chromosome 7, ASM80110v3, whole genome shotgun sequence genome encodes these proteins:
- the LOC108814380 gene encoding uncharacterized protein LOC108814380 has product MMMLPLIVAILVCLASYIYRSLKPPQPRVCGVPHGPPITSPRIKLSDGRYLAYRESGVDRANANHKIIVAHGFNNSKDMELPISKDLIEELGIYFLFFDRAGYGESDPHPTRTVKSEAYDIQELADKLEIGPKFYVLGLSVGAYSVYSCLKYIPHRLAGAILVVPFVNYWWTKVPENILSKAFKLLPEDIKWTFRVAHYVPWLLYWWLTQKLFPSSSIISGNSALLSDKDLVIVKKMSENPSPHMEKVRQQGDHECLHRDMIAGFATWEFDPTELENPFTEGVGSVHMWVGTEDRFVPGEVNEYISKKLPWIKYHEVSGYGHLLSAEEQKCEDIITALLVE; this is encoded by the exons ATGATGATGCTTCCACTGATCGTTGCAATCCTTGTCTGCCTTGCAAGCTACATTTACCGATCATTGAAGCCTCCCCAGCCGCGAGTCTGCGGCGTTCCTCACGGTCCTCCGATTACTTCTCCGAGAATCAAGCTCAGTGATGGAAGATATCTTGCTTATAGAGAATCTGGCGTTGATAGAGCCAATGCTAATCACAAGATCATTGTTGCTCATGGATTTAACAACTCCAAAGACATGGAACTTCCCATCTCTAAG GATCTTATTGAGGAACTAGggatatattttctgtttttcgACAGAGCAGGGTATGGAGAAAGTGATCCACACCCCACACGTACGGTCAAAAGCGAAGCATATGACATTCAAGAACTCGCTGATAAACTCGAGATCGGACCAAAGTTCTACGTTCTAGGGTTATCAGTCGGTGCGTACTCGGTCTATAGCTGCCTCAAATACATTCCCCATAG ATTAGCTGGAGCAATCTTAGTGGTTCCGTTTGTCAACTATTGGTGGACTAAAGTACCGGAGAACATATTGAGTAAAGCGTTCAAGCTATTACCAGAAGATATCAAGTGGACGTTTAGAGTGGCTCATTATGTTCCTTGGCTTTTATATTGGTGGTTGACCCAAAAATTGTTTCCATCTTCGAGTATAATCTCTGGGAACAGTGCGTTACTCAGCGACAAAGATTTGGTCATTGTAAAGAAGATGTCGGAGAATCCTAGTCCTCATATG GAAAAAGTCCGGCAACAGGGAGACCATGAATGTCTTCACCGTGACATGATCGCTGGATTTGCGACATGGGAGTTCGATCCGACTGAACTGGAAAACCCGTTTACTGAAGGTGTAGGATCAGTCCACATGTGGGTAGGTACCGAAGATAGATTTGTTCCAGGCGAAGTGAATGAATATATATCAAAGAAGCTTCCATGGATTAAGTACCACGAAGTCTCGGGTTATGGACATCTTCTAAGCGCCGAGGAGCAGAAATGTGAAGACATTATCACGGCGCTTCTTGTGGAGTGA